A single genomic interval of Acetobacteroides hydrogenigenes harbors:
- a CDS encoding cupin domain-containing protein yields the protein MAIADDFIRQLQLTPHPEGGYYREVYRSTDKIEEECLHHRFCGGSRSVSTAIYFLMETGNFSAFHRIKSDELWHHYKGVSLEIVVIHPKGTLEILKLGTDFEKGERPLQVVPEGCWFASRVVDEGFALVGCTVAPGFDFADFELADRSKLIKAYPEHEKIVLELTRLP from the coding sequence ATGGCAATCGCAGACGACTTTATACGACAGCTACAGCTGACACCTCATCCCGAAGGAGGTTACTACCGGGAAGTGTACCGATCGACAGACAAAATTGAGGAAGAATGCCTTCACCATCGTTTTTGTGGTGGAAGCCGTTCGGTGAGCACCGCTATTTACTTTCTGATGGAGACGGGAAACTTTTCGGCTTTCCATCGTATTAAGTCGGATGAACTTTGGCATCACTACAAAGGAGTTAGCCTCGAAATAGTCGTAATTCACCCTAAAGGAACATTGGAGATCCTTAAGCTAGGAACAGATTTCGAAAAGGGAGAGCGTCCTTTACAGGTTGTTCCTGAAGGGTGCTGGTTTGCTTCGCGTGTTGTAGACGAAGGTTTTGCCCTAGTAGGCTGTACTGTGGCTCCTGGTTTTGACTTTGCTGATTTTGAGCTGGCAGATAGGTCAAAGCTTATAAAAGCATACCCTGAGCATGAAAAGATAGTATTAGAGTTAACCCGATTACCTTAA
- a CDS encoding cysteine hydrolase family protein, whose translation MKALLIIDMQVGLFTPSTPRYDAIGVISRINALSEKFRKSGYPVVFIQHDGSNQDYLYPSTPDWEILPSIIQKPKDIVVEKTANDAFYNTTLQNVLEAKGITELVITGFATDFCVDTTIRSALGKNYKITVVEDGHTTGNRPHLDAQTVIMHHNWIWSELSPTTHKLHVKPFDEVVVEI comes from the coding sequence ATGAAAGCTCTACTAATTATTGATATGCAGGTTGGGCTATTTACCCCATCTACTCCCCGATACGATGCCATAGGTGTAATTAGCCGGATAAATGCCCTATCTGAAAAGTTTAGAAAATCCGGATACCCCGTTGTCTTTATTCAACATGATGGAAGCAACCAAGACTACCTTTACCCTAGCACTCCCGATTGGGAAATTCTTCCATCCATAATTCAGAAGCCCAAAGACATTGTTGTTGAAAAAACAGCCAACGATGCCTTCTACAATACTACCCTGCAAAACGTTTTAGAAGCAAAAGGCATAACCGAACTCGTAATAACCGGTTTTGCTACCGATTTTTGTGTCGACACTACTATCCGATCTGCTTTGGGTAAAAACTACAAAATAACGGTCGTTGAAGATGGTCATACAACCGGCAACCGTCCACATCTTGATGCCCAAACCGTTATCATGCATCACAACTGGATTTGGAGCGAGCTATCACCCACCACTCATAAGCTACACGTCAAACCTTTTGATGAGGTAGTTGTAGAAATATAG
- a CDS encoding sensor histidine kinase, protein MKKGIFLLLITFLSLSLSAENRKAPLLLSSTNHFILISQISNSTAQVINEQSKPTLANENSSNWNQVAKNAILLLALLLSGSLILVLLRTRREGKKTKKDLLAQIEQLKGEVESLRKSNKSKERMFSIVAHDLRGPLATLKNILDLRESRDLSKDEFDEILPLMSKEVSRSLELTEEILSWAKSQMSNNHICLTKVNLYQILEDQVSQFESAAKSKGIALMVQKVDGECVAIADINMLKTIVRNLLANAIKFCRNNDRITLSAQKNGKATLIKVSDTGIGMSPENLSKLFGTASITTKGTANEKGSGLGLTLCKDFVEKNNGKIWAESELGKGSTFYFTLPQL, encoded by the coding sequence ATGAAAAAGGGGATCTTTCTTCTGTTAATTACCTTCTTATCGCTAAGCCTTTCTGCTGAGAATCGAAAGGCTCCGCTTCTACTTTCATCCACCAACCACTTTATACTGATATCACAAATCAGCAATAGCACAGCACAAGTTATTAACGAACAATCCAAACCCACTCTAGCCAACGAAAATTCCTCGAATTGGAATCAAGTAGCCAAAAATGCCATATTACTACTAGCGCTTTTGCTTAGTGGTTCCCTGATTTTAGTACTTCTAAGAACTCGAAGAGAGGGAAAGAAAACTAAAAAAGACCTTTTAGCACAAATAGAACAGCTCAAAGGAGAGGTTGAAAGCTTAAGGAAAAGCAACAAGTCAAAAGAGCGCATGTTCTCAATTGTTGCACACGACCTACGAGGTCCCTTAGCAACCCTAAAAAACATCCTCGACCTTCGAGAATCAAGAGATCTCTCAAAGGATGAATTCGATGAAATACTTCCACTAATGAGCAAGGAAGTAAGCCGATCACTTGAGCTTACCGAAGAAATACTCTCTTGGGCAAAAAGCCAAATGAGCAACAACCACATCTGCTTGACAAAGGTTAACCTATACCAGATTCTCGAAGATCAGGTAAGCCAATTCGAGTCAGCCGCCAAATCGAAAGGCATCGCGCTAATGGTTCAAAAAGTTGATGGCGAATGTGTCGCCATTGCAGATATAAATATGCTCAAAACAATAGTACGAAACCTACTTGCCAATGCAATCAAGTTCTGCCGAAATAACGATCGCATTACCCTAAGCGCTCAAAAAAACGGTAAGGCAACCCTCATAAAAGTTTCGGATACCGGCATCGGAATGTCTCCCGAAAACCTGTCCAAGCTATTCGGCACTGCTTCGATAACTACAAAAGGAACCGCCAACGAGAAAGGATCTGGACTGGGCCTCACCCTCTGCAAAGACTTTGTCGAAAAAAATAACGGTAAAATATGGGCAGAGAGCGAACTTGGCAAAGGCAGTACCTTCTACTTTACGCTACCCCAACTGTAG
- a CDS encoding LTA synthase family protein, whose protein sequence is MFKSILRTRFKGVLSLAGIYMSIAMATRTYLLFFSRADVSWNIWNLIKVYAMGAFYDIVSVSYMLIPFALLVTLLTDNAFYKRWRMTSAIVFYTILIAAAIFGAFAEYFFWEEFSTRFNFIAIDYLVYTSEVTNNIFESYNIPLVVSLWTLFTSAVASLAIRKKLFTPSERISTTIWQRLKVGSAFIIFPFIAFFAFGQNTERYFDNQYNSELAKDGVYSLGSAYINNELDYHKFYVNNDDKATLTELRKLLATDGSQYTSSNPDDITRKITSSEEAKSYNVILICNESLSASFLGAFGNTEKLTPNLDSIAKQSMLFTNLYATGTRTVRGMEAITLSIPPTPGSSIVRRPGNESLFTLGSVFSQKGYDTKFVYGGYGYFDNMNYFFGNNGFKVVDRNFFTKEETRFANAWGVCDGDLFKKAIQEADSSYAAGKPFFQYVMTTSNHRPYTYPENCVDIPSGSGREGAVKYTDYAMGQLIRDARSKPWFKNTLIIIVADHCNNSAGKSSINIEKYHIPFIVYNPNLVKPTKVETQCSQIDVAPTILGLMGWSYESKFFGKNILTMKPEEQRAFVGTYQKLGYIKGNKVVVLDVQRRSEFFTYDKNTNDLTPSTKNNALLNEAVAYYQGAYYLYKNGLTKKPI, encoded by the coding sequence ATGTTTAAATCGATTTTGCGCACCCGCTTTAAGGGGGTGTTAAGCCTAGCAGGAATCTACATGTCCATAGCTATGGCAACCCGAACCTACCTTCTTTTCTTTTCCCGTGCCGATGTTTCGTGGAACATCTGGAATCTGATAAAGGTATACGCAATGGGCGCCTTCTACGATATCGTCTCGGTAAGCTACATGCTCATCCCGTTTGCCCTTCTGGTAACGCTGCTCACCGATAACGCCTTCTACAAGCGCTGGAGGATGACCTCAGCAATCGTATTCTACACCATACTGATTGCTGCAGCCATATTTGGTGCTTTTGCCGAGTACTTTTTCTGGGAGGAGTTCAGCACCCGCTTCAACTTTATCGCCATAGACTACCTGGTGTACACCTCGGAGGTTACCAACAACATATTCGAGTCGTACAACATACCGCTGGTAGTATCGCTTTGGACCCTTTTCACATCGGCTGTTGCCTCATTGGCCATCCGCAAGAAGCTGTTTACCCCAAGCGAGCGCATCAGCACCACCATTTGGCAACGCCTCAAGGTTGGTAGCGCCTTTATCATCTTTCCATTTATCGCCTTCTTTGCCTTCGGGCAAAATACGGAGAGGTACTTCGACAACCAGTACAACAGCGAGCTGGCTAAGGATGGCGTTTACTCGCTGGGGTCAGCCTACATCAACAACGAGCTCGACTACCACAAGTTTTACGTCAACAACGATGATAAGGCTACCCTTACCGAGCTCCGCAAGCTGTTAGCCACCGACGGTAGCCAGTACACCAGCAGCAACCCCGATGATATCACCCGAAAAATCACCAGCTCGGAAGAGGCAAAGAGCTACAACGTCATCCTGATCTGTAACGAAAGCCTTAGCGCATCGTTCCTTGGAGCGTTTGGCAATACCGAAAAGCTAACGCCCAACCTCGATAGCATCGCCAAGCAGTCAATGCTGTTCACCAACCTGTATGCCACCGGAACCCGCACGGTACGTGGAATGGAGGCTATCACCTTGTCTATTCCTCCAACACCCGGCTCAAGCATTGTACGCCGTCCGGGCAACGAGAGCCTCTTTACGCTGGGCTCTGTCTTTAGCCAAAAGGGGTACGACACCAAGTTCGTTTATGGTGGCTACGGCTACTTCGACAACATGAACTACTTCTTCGGCAATAACGGATTTAAAGTGGTAGACCGTAACTTCTTCACCAAAGAGGAAACCCGCTTTGCCAACGCTTGGGGCGTATGCGATGGCGATCTCTTCAAGAAGGCCATCCAGGAGGCCGACAGCTCGTACGCAGCGGGTAAGCCCTTCTTCCAGTACGTAATGACCACCTCCAACCACCGCCCCTACACCTATCCCGAAAACTGCGTGGATATTCCATCGGGCTCGGGACGCGAGGGAGCCGTTAAGTACACCGACTACGCCATGGGGCAGCTCATCCGCGATGCAAGGAGCAAACCTTGGTTCAAGAATACGCTCATCATCATCGTGGCCGACCACTGCAACAACAGCGCCGGCAAATCGAGCATTAACATAGAGAAGTATCACATTCCATTCATCGTTTATAACCCCAACCTAGTGAAGCCTACTAAGGTGGAAACCCAATGCAGCCAAATAGACGTTGCCCCCACCATCCTTGGCCTAATGGGATGGAGCTACGAGTCCAAGTTCTTTGGTAAGAATATCCTTACCATGAAGCCCGAAGAGCAGCGCGCGTTTGTTGGCACCTACCAAAAGCTCGGCTACATTAAGGGTAATAAGGTGGTAGTGCTGGATGTACAGCGTAGGAGCGAGTTTTTTACCTACGACAAAAACACCAACGACCTAACACCTTCTACCAAAAACAACGCCTTGCTCAACGAAGCAGTAGCTTACTACCAAGGTGCGTATTACCTTTACAAGAATGGGCTAACCAAAAAGCCTATATAA
- a CDS encoding biofilm PGA synthesis protein PgaB → MKKLVYLFAIAAILFGCKNNTSSNTDSKENIIHVGVFDKNGDSPDCITDALEALRIDSGIEARTISAADIMSGAADDIDVFLFPGGSGRSETGSLGLLGQQKIIDKVKKEGKGVVGICAGAYILSETPGYPSLGLSAAQAIDIEHDHRGHGLVKFSLTEEGKKIFPELKDSAIYYSLYYEGPVLTPAKGSKYSYTQLATMQSDVHTVAGTPANMTNNRPFVIITNVEKGKTASVVGHPEATQGMRWMIPRLVRVVANRELVSYKSNVVRPHIHTKEILFTDDLLTKQDEAFGKLIKSKDEKLTAMQQIVDMRAWSAKKYIPQMVRDTSFEVRLLAAKLMVELERPDAIPDLQAAIKVEKDIEKKKQLQRELILLKEMVGAVM, encoded by the coding sequence ATGAAAAAACTAGTATACCTATTTGCAATTGCAGCTATTTTATTTGGCTGTAAAAACAATACCAGCAGCAATACAGATAGTAAAGAAAATATTATCCACGTTGGCGTATTCGACAAAAACGGCGATAGCCCCGACTGCATAACCGATGCCCTAGAGGCGCTCCGCATCGACAGCGGCATCGAGGCGCGCACCATCTCGGCGGCCGACATCATGAGCGGCGCTGCCGATGATATCGACGTTTTCCTCTTCCCCGGCGGAAGCGGTAGAAGCGAAACCGGAAGCCTTGGATTGCTCGGTCAGCAGAAAATAATCGACAAGGTAAAGAAGGAAGGGAAAGGGGTAGTTGGCATCTGCGCCGGCGCCTACATTCTTTCCGAAACGCCCGGATATCCCTCGCTTGGACTAAGCGCAGCGCAAGCCATCGACATCGAGCACGACCACCGCGGGCATGGGCTGGTGAAGTTCTCGCTCACCGAAGAGGGCAAGAAGATATTCCCCGAACTAAAGGATAGCGCCATCTACTACTCGCTCTACTACGAAGGTCCTGTGCTGACTCCTGCAAAAGGCTCCAAGTATAGCTATACCCAGTTGGCCACCATGCAAAGCGACGTTCATACCGTGGCTGGCACACCCGCCAACATGACCAACAATCGACCTTTTGTGATTATCACCAACGTGGAAAAGGGAAAGACTGCCTCCGTTGTGGGTCATCCCGAGGCAACGCAAGGCATGCGCTGGATGATCCCTCGCTTGGTGCGTGTTGTTGCCAACAGGGAGCTCGTAAGTTACAAGAGCAACGTTGTTCGCCCCCACATCCACACAAAGGAAATACTTTTTACCGATGATCTTCTTACCAAGCAGGACGAAGCCTTTGGGAAGCTCATCAAGAGTAAGGACGAGAAGCTAACGGCCATGCAGCAGATTGTGGATATGCGGGCATGGTCGGCCAAGAAGTACATCCCCCAAATGGTTCGCGACACCAGCTTCGAGGTTCGCCTCCTTGCCGCCAAGCTAATGGTAGAGCTCGAGCGCCCTGATGCCATTCCCGATCTGCAAGCAGCAATCAAGGTTGAAAAGGATATAGAGAAGAAAAAGCAGCTCCAAAGAGAGCTAATTCTCCTAAAGGAAATGGTTGGTGCAGTGATGTAG
- a CDS encoding C45 family peptidase yields the protein MKRILFLTLLFGFLFQQGIACTTAIISGKYTKDGRPMMWKVRDSDYAKNSLMYFNDGKYSYVGLINSEDTEGKQVWGGSNSAGFSIMNSASFNVNQGDTTSKKDLEGYFMHKALQTCATLEDFEELLKSNPKPMGLAAHFGVIDAKGGAAFYEVNNYTFTKFDANDPAVAPNGYVLRTNFSFTGKKDVGYGFVRYQTAQELLFDADGKGSLDYQTLIQKLSRCFRNPIINRNYRTEYEKIPAGDYFVSSDDLITRNGTTSAIIVHGVKPNESPELTTIWTMVGFPNTCIALPTWVKGGQNLPKMLTRDNSIGNSPLNQMALQLMEQCYPIKRSGGDRYLQISKLINLEKTGYVQKIEKVEQDIFRRTEENLTAWRTKKVDEKEMVLFYQWLDNLVQKTYTTEFGVTEK from the coding sequence ATGAAACGTATTCTATTCCTAACCCTACTTTTTGGCTTCCTTTTCCAGCAAGGGATAGCCTGCACCACCGCAATCATCTCCGGTAAGTACACCAAAGATGGACGCCCAATGATGTGGAAGGTCCGCGATTCGGACTACGCCAAAAACAGCCTGATGTACTTCAACGATGGCAAGTACAGCTACGTTGGTCTAATCAACTCCGAGGATACCGAGGGTAAGCAGGTATGGGGTGGTTCCAACTCTGCAGGATTCTCCATCATGAACAGCGCCTCGTTTAACGTAAACCAAGGCGATACTACATCGAAAAAAGATCTTGAAGGATACTTCATGCATAAGGCTCTTCAAACATGCGCTACGCTGGAAGATTTCGAGGAATTGCTAAAAAGTAATCCTAAGCCAATGGGGTTGGCCGCACACTTTGGTGTTATTGATGCTAAGGGTGGTGCTGCCTTCTACGAGGTAAACAACTACACCTTCACCAAATTCGATGCTAACGATCCTGCCGTAGCGCCCAACGGCTACGTGCTGCGCACCAACTTTTCCTTTACCGGTAAAAAGGATGTTGGCTACGGGTTCGTTCGCTACCAAACCGCCCAGGAGCTGCTGTTCGATGCCGATGGCAAGGGATCGCTCGACTACCAAACGCTAATCCAGAAGCTCTCGCGCTGCTTTAGGAATCCAATTATCAACCGCAACTACCGCACCGAGTACGAGAAGATCCCAGCAGGCGACTACTTCGTTAGCTCCGACGACCTAATCACCCGCAACGGAACCACCTCGGCCATCATCGTACACGGCGTTAAGCCCAACGAATCGCCCGAGCTTACTACCATATGGACCATGGTTGGCTTCCCCAACACCTGCATCGCACTACCTACATGGGTAAAAGGGGGACAAAATCTACCTAAAATGCTGACTAGGGATAACAGCATCGGCAACTCCCCGCTCAACCAAATGGCGCTGCAGCTAATGGAGCAGTGCTACCCCATCAAGCGTTCGGGGGGCGACCGCTACCTTCAAATCTCCAAGCTCATCAACCTCGAGAAAACGGGGTACGTGCAGAAGATTGAAAAGGTTGAGCAGGATATCTTCAGAAGAACCGAGGAAAACCTTACGGCTTGGAGAACGAAAAAGGTAGATGAAAAGGAGATGGTTCTTTTCTACCAGTGGCTGGATAACCTTGTTCAGAAAACCTATACAACAGAGTTTGGAGTAACCGAAAAGTAG
- a CDS encoding GNAT family N-acetyltransferase, whose translation MHIDDFVVTVATTDHIKYSQEIVDEMAESAKQRGTGIAKRTPSYVAQKIEEGKAIIALYKGVEWAGFCYIETWGGKEYVANSGLIVSPKFRKVGLAKKIKEKAFELSREKYPNAKLFGLTTGLAVMKINSELGYVPVTYSELTDDESFWKGCESCVNFPILMSKERKNCLCTAMIFDPAKQKGGDETPLENFKKKSRLYERFMRLKEFIMLRGKFIKAALFA comes from the coding sequence ATGCATATTGATGATTTTGTGGTAACGGTGGCAACTACCGACCACATCAAGTACAGCCAGGAGATCGTTGACGAGATGGCCGAATCGGCTAAGCAGCGCGGTACTGGTATTGCAAAGCGTACCCCATCGTACGTAGCCCAAAAGATAGAGGAGGGAAAGGCCATCATCGCCCTTTACAAGGGTGTGGAGTGGGCCGGGTTCTGCTACATCGAAACGTGGGGGGGCAAGGAGTACGTCGCCAACTCGGGTCTGATCGTATCGCCAAAGTTCCGTAAGGTGGGTTTGGCAAAGAAGATTAAGGAGAAGGCTTTCGAGCTCTCGCGCGAAAAGTATCCTAACGCAAAACTGTTTGGTCTTACCACCGGATTGGCGGTGATGAAGATCAACTCGGAGCTGGGCTATGTGCCTGTTACCTACTCGGAGCTAACCGACGATGAGTCCTTCTGGAAGGGCTGCGAGAGCTGCGTCAACTTCCCGATCCTCATGAGCAAGGAGCGCAAGAACTGCCTCTGTACGGCCATGATATTTGATCCTGCTAAGCAAAAGGGTGGCGATGAAACTCCACTGGAAAATTTCAAGAAAAAGTCGAGGCTATACGAGCGCTTCATGAGGCTCAAGGAGTTTATCATGCTCAGGGGCAAGTTTATTAAGGCGGCGTTGTTTGCTTGA
- a CDS encoding argininosuccinate synthase has protein sequence MSKEKVVLAYSGGLDTTFCALFLSKELGHEVHAVMVDTGGYTAEELEAIKNKALSLGIASYKCIHITDEFYDKCIKYLIMGNVLKNNTYPLSVSAERVFQAIAIAQYAKEMQADAIAHGSTGAGNDQVRFDLVFNTIAPNARIITPIRDFKFAREYEIDFLKKHGVDFEAKKVTYSLNVGIWGTSVGGKETLSSHGQLPEEAYPTPCTATQPLDVELTFEKGELKAIDGKAYANPVEAIHALNAIAGPYGIGRDIHVGDTIIGIKGRVGFEAAAPYLIIKAHHLLEKHTLTKWQQFIKTQLADWYGTLLHEGQYLDPTLRNIEAFFESSQKYVSGKVFITLHPHYFQLNGIESEHDLMSSKFGAYGEENKSWSGDDVRGFAKILGNQLSIFQKVNGVEF, from the coding sequence ATGTCAAAAGAAAAAGTTGTTTTAGCATATAGCGGTGGATTGGATACCACCTTCTGCGCTCTCTTCCTCAGCAAGGAGCTTGGTCACGAAGTACATGCCGTAATGGTTGATACCGGTGGATATACCGCCGAGGAACTGGAGGCTATCAAGAATAAGGCGCTGAGCCTAGGTATTGCCTCGTACAAGTGCATCCACATTACCGATGAGTTCTACGACAAGTGCATCAAGTACCTTATCATGGGGAACGTGCTTAAGAATAACACCTACCCGCTAAGCGTTAGCGCCGAGCGCGTGTTCCAGGCTATTGCCATTGCTCAGTACGCAAAAGAGATGCAGGCTGATGCCATCGCTCACGGTAGCACTGGAGCCGGAAACGATCAGGTACGTTTCGACTTGGTGTTTAATACCATCGCTCCGAATGCCCGCATCATCACCCCTATTCGCGACTTTAAGTTTGCCCGCGAGTACGAGATTGACTTCCTTAAGAAGCATGGCGTAGATTTCGAGGCAAAGAAGGTTACCTACTCGCTTAACGTGGGTATTTGGGGAACATCGGTTGGTGGAAAGGAGACGCTTTCGTCGCATGGTCAGCTACCCGAAGAAGCCTATCCAACTCCATGTACCGCAACCCAGCCGCTTGATGTGGAGCTTACCTTCGAGAAGGGCGAGTTGAAGGCTATCGACGGAAAAGCTTACGCCAACCCAGTTGAGGCTATCCATGCACTTAACGCCATTGCAGGTCCTTACGGCATTGGTCGCGACATCCACGTTGGCGATACCATCATCGGTATTAAGGGTCGCGTAGGATTCGAGGCGGCTGCTCCATACCTTATTATTAAGGCGCACCATCTGCTAGAAAAGCATACGCTAACCAAGTGGCAGCAGTTCATCAAAACGCAGCTCGCCGACTGGTACGGCACCCTTCTTCACGAAGGCCAATACCTCGATCCAACCCTACGTAATATCGAGGCGTTCTTCGAGAGCTCTCAAAAGTACGTTAGCGGCAAGGTGTTCATTACGCTTCACCCGCACTACTTCCAGCTTAACGGTATCGAGTCGGAGCACGATTTGATGTCGAGCAAGTTTGGCGCTTACGGCGAGGAGAACAAGTCGTGGAGCGGCGATGATGTGAGAGGCTTTGCCAAGATCCTCGGCAACCAGCTCTCGATCTTCCAAAAGGTTAATGGGGTGGAGTTCTAA
- the argC gene encoding N-acetyl-gamma-glutamyl-phosphate reductase encodes MIKAGIIGGAGYTGGELIRLLINHPDVEIAYVNSSSNAGNYVYEVHTDLFGDTDLRFTSEVSTDIDVIFLCVAHGDAKKFLAANPMPSSVKIVDLSQDFRIKGTSPEGTGFVYGLPEINKQAIQTATQIANPGCFATCLQLGLLPLAANGLLTDELHITGVTGSTGAGQKPTTSTHFSWRSNNLSVYKAFEHQHLKEITQSVVQLQPDYKHSINFIPYRGDFARGIIANIHTKFSGTEEEAVELYQKFYAGQPFTHVSTQNIDLKQVVNTNKCLVHVEKHGEYLLVMSIIDNLLKGASGQAVQNMNLMFGIPETAGLKLKPVAF; translated from the coding sequence ATGATTAAAGCCGGAATTATTGGCGGAGCAGGTTATACGGGGGGCGAGCTGATTCGCCTTCTGATTAACCATCCCGATGTGGAGATTGCCTACGTAAACAGCAGCTCCAACGCGGGAAACTACGTGTACGAGGTGCATACCGACCTCTTTGGTGATACCGACCTTCGCTTTACCAGCGAGGTATCTACCGATATCGATGTCATTTTCCTGTGCGTTGCCCACGGCGATGCCAAGAAGTTTTTGGCGGCGAATCCGATGCCTTCGAGCGTTAAGATCGTTGACCTTAGCCAAGATTTTAGGATTAAGGGAACATCGCCCGAGGGTACTGGCTTCGTGTACGGACTACCAGAGATTAACAAACAAGCTATACAAACTGCTACACAAATTGCAAACCCGGGTTGCTTTGCAACCTGCCTGCAGCTGGGGTTACTTCCCCTTGCTGCAAACGGTTTGCTTACCGATGAGCTCCACATTACCGGAGTGACTGGCAGCACGGGGGCAGGACAAAAGCCCACCACCTCAACCCACTTCAGCTGGCGATCGAACAACCTGTCGGTGTACAAGGCGTTCGAGCATCAGCACCTGAAGGAGATAACCCAGAGCGTGGTGCAGCTGCAACCCGACTACAAGCACTCCATCAACTTTATCCCCTACCGTGGTGACTTTGCCCGTGGTATCATCGCCAACATCCACACCAAGTTTAGCGGTACGGAGGAGGAGGCGGTGGAGCTCTACCAGAAGTTCTACGCGGGTCAGCCCTTTACGCATGTATCCACCCAAAACATCGACCTAAAGCAAGTGGTAAACACCAACAAGTGCCTGGTGCACGTGGAGAAGCATGGCGAGTACCTTTTAGTGATGAGCATCATCGACAACCTGCTTAAGGGGGCATCGGGACAGGCGGTTCAGAACATGAACCTGATGTTCGGCATCCCCGAAACTGCAGGGCTGAAGCTGAAGCCGGTGGCGTTTTAA
- a CDS encoding aspartate aminotransferase family protein, which translates to MIPFDVYPVFDINPVKAEGSYLWDDKGTKYLDFYGGHAVISIGHSHPYYVKKISEQLSQIGFYSNSVKIPMQNELAEKLGKLSGYTDYQLFLCNSGAEANENALKLASFVTGRKKVISFTGAFHGRTSLAVAATDNPKIVAPVNATENIVFVPFNDTTAFLNVMDAEVAAVIVEGIQGVGGIQIPSADFLETIQANCKEFGAKLILDEVQSGYGRTGRFFAHQHFNVKPDIITTAKGMGNGFPVAGVLIAPDIKPTYGMLGTTFGGAYLACAASIAVLDVMEQENLMANAQKMGDYILSKLQGISGIKEIRALGLMIGVDMEKPAGPLRNALVFDHKVFTGAAGAHTVRLLPALNITQKEADEFIDAFKKAIEATK; encoded by the coding sequence ATGATTCCATTCGACGTATATCCCGTTTTTGATATTAACCCGGTAAAGGCCGAGGGCTCTTACCTGTGGGACGATAAGGGTACAAAATATTTAGACTTCTACGGTGGGCATGCCGTGATCTCCATCGGCCATAGCCATCCGTACTATGTGAAAAAGATTAGCGAGCAGCTTTCGCAGATTGGCTTCTACTCCAACTCGGTGAAGATTCCTATGCAGAATGAGCTGGCCGAAAAGCTGGGGAAGCTTAGCGGCTACACCGACTACCAGCTCTTCCTGTGCAACTCGGGCGCCGAGGCCAACGAGAATGCGCTGAAGCTCGCCTCGTTTGTTACCGGACGCAAGAAGGTGATTTCCTTTACGGGGGCCTTCCATGGGCGCACATCGCTGGCCGTTGCCGCTACCGACAATCCCAAGATTGTGGCCCCGGTAAACGCTACCGAGAACATCGTATTTGTTCCGTTTAATGATACTACGGCATTCCTAAATGTGATGGATGCCGAGGTGGCTGCTGTGATTGTAGAGGGAATCCAAGGAGTTGGCGGAATACAGATACCTTCCGCCGATTTCCTTGAAACCATTCAGGCTAATTGCAAGGAGTTTGGCGCAAAGCTCATCCTCGACGAGGTGCAATCGGGCTACGGCCGTACGGGCAGGTTCTTTGCCCACCAGCACTTCAACGTAAAGCCCGACATCATCACCACCGCAAAGGGTATGGGCAACGGGTTCCCGGTGGCAGGCGTGCTCATCGCACCCGACATCAAGCCAACCTACGGCATGCTCGGAACCACCTTTGGCGGAGCCTACCTTGCCTGCGCTGCCTCTATTGCCGTTTTGGATGTGATGGAGCAGGAGAACCTGATGGCCAACGCGCAGAAGATGGGCGACTATATCCTGTCTAAGCTGCAGGGTATTTCGGGCATCAAGGAGATAAGGGCGCTAGGGCTGATGATTGGGGTGGATATGGAGAAGCCGGCAGGACCGCTGCGTAATGCCCTGGTGTTCGACCACAAGGTGTTTACCGGAGCCGCCGGAGCGCACACCGTGCGCCTGCTGCCCGCGCTAAATATCACCCAGAAGGAGGCCGACGAGTTTATCGATGCCTTCAAAAAGGCTATTGAGGCAACGAAGTAG